The Cystobacter fuscus DSM 2262 sequence CCTGGGCGTGTATCCGTGAGCCGGGCACCTCGAGGTACTCCTGCGCCAGGAGGCGCCCCATGAGCGCCTGGCGCCGCTTTCCCAGCAGCCGCTCCGTGGCCCTGTTGACGTAGAAGAAACGGCACTCCTCGTCGAGCGCGAAGAAGGGGTCCGGCATGCACTCCACGAAGGAGAGCATCCGCTCCTCGAAGTCGGCCGTGTCCCGGACGAAGCGCTCGGTCTCCGTCACGTCCGACAGCCACACCACCAGCAGTCCCTTCTCCACCCGCGCTGCCCGGGCCCGTACCTGCCGCGTCACCGGCCCATGCATCGTCTCCAGGACACACGTGTGCGCCGCGCCCGTGGCCAGCACCTGCCCCCAGGCCAGCCCCACCCGGGCCAGCTCCGGACGTGTGGCGAACAAGCGCTTGCCGGGCAGGTGCTCTTCCAGGAGCGCCTCGGCCGCCGGATTCGCGTACTCGCAGAGGAAGTCCTCGGGAGCCAGGTACGGTTCCCCCTCCTGACGGAGTGCGAGGAACCCGTCCGGGTTGAGGGACTCCAGGAGGTAGGGGTTGCTCGGTGAGACCATGCGGGACTCCTCCGCGCGCATGTAAACACGGGCCTTCCGCTCCCCATGACGCACGGCGTCTGCCACCGCGAGTGAATGGCGGCGAAACAACAGTCGTGGGAGGCCGGGCGTGGCGTGCCAGACGGGTGTCCAGCCCTTGTCCGGGGATGGGACTCCAGGGGCATGCGTTGACGCCCGACCGCAACCGATGTTCAGTCCCGAGGGAGCACCCCATGGCCCCACAGATCGCCCTCGCCTTCACTCCCGCCGTGACCGCGCACCCGGCGCTCGGCTCCTTCCACCCGGTGGTCCAGGCGTGGTTCGCCGAGCGGCT is a genomic window containing:
- a CDS encoding PAS domain-containing protein, giving the protein MVSPSNPYLLESLNPDGFLALRQEGEPYLAPEDFLCEYANPAAEALLEEHLPGKRLFATRPELARVGLAWGQVLATGAAHTCVLETMHGPVTRQVRARAARVEKGLLVVWLSDVTETERFVRDTADFEERMLSFVECMPDPFFALDEECRFFYVNRATERLLGKRRQALMGRLLAQEYLEVPGSRIHAQVRRVLTTSLPVDSEEHFHGRTFQATAVPMDRGVLVYLRDVTDLKRVREHGHG